From a region of the Streptomyces sp. B21-083 genome:
- a CDS encoding rhamnulokinase has product MTQTVKSYAAVDLGASSGRVMVGRVGPDTLELTEAHRFVNRPVRVPEGLRWDVLALYGGVLDGLRAAGQVDSVGIDSWAVDYGLLDADGALLGNPVHYRDARTEGVAEKVWATVPATELYAATGLQYAPFNTLYQLTAARGTRQLAAAQRLLLIPDLLTYWLTGEAGTELTNASTTQLIDPRTRDWAHDIARKLDIDLGLFAPLRRPGDPAGVLRAEVLEETGLSGPVPVTTVGSHDTASAVAAVPAVDERFAYICTGTWSLAGLELEAPVLSEESRAANFTNELGLDGTVRFLRNIMGLWLLQECVRAWGNPDLGVLLREAAEAPGLRSVVDAGDSAFLAPGRMPERIADACRASGQPVPGTPGEITRCILDSLALAHRRAVADAQRLAGHSVDAVHIVGGGTRNALLCQLTADACGLPVVAGPAEAAALGNVLVQARAHGLVGDRRDMRRLLARTQPLTRYEPSGDPAAWRAAQARLADVR; this is encoded by the coding sequence ATGACCCAGACCGTCAAGTCGTACGCCGCGGTCGACCTCGGCGCGTCCAGTGGGCGCGTCATGGTCGGCCGGGTCGGGCCCGACACGCTGGAGCTGACCGAGGCGCACCGGTTCGTGAACCGGCCCGTGCGGGTGCCCGAGGGGCTGCGCTGGGATGTTCTGGCGCTGTACGGGGGTGTCCTCGACGGGCTGCGGGCGGCAGGGCAGGTCGACTCCGTCGGCATCGACAGCTGGGCCGTGGACTACGGGCTGCTGGATGCCGACGGCGCCCTGCTGGGCAACCCGGTGCACTACCGCGACGCCCGCACCGAGGGCGTCGCGGAGAAGGTGTGGGCGACCGTCCCGGCCACCGAGCTGTACGCGGCGACGGGATTGCAGTACGCGCCCTTCAACACCCTCTACCAGCTGACGGCGGCCCGTGGCACTCGCCAACTGGCCGCCGCCCAGCGGCTGTTGCTCATCCCCGACCTGCTGACGTACTGGCTGACGGGCGAGGCCGGCACCGAGCTGACCAACGCCTCCACCACCCAGCTGATCGATCCCCGGACGCGCGACTGGGCCCATGACATCGCGCGGAAACTGGACATCGACCTCGGGCTGTTCGCGCCGCTGCGCCGGCCCGGTGATCCGGCGGGCGTGCTGCGGGCCGAGGTGCTGGAGGAGACCGGGCTCAGCGGGCCGGTGCCGGTGACCACGGTCGGGTCGCACGACACCGCCTCCGCGGTGGCGGCCGTGCCTGCCGTGGACGAGCGGTTCGCCTACATCTGCACCGGCACCTGGTCGCTGGCCGGTCTGGAGCTGGAGGCGCCCGTCCTCTCCGAGGAGAGCCGGGCCGCCAACTTCACCAACGAGCTGGGGCTCGACGGCACGGTCCGCTTTCTGCGCAACATCATGGGACTGTGGCTGCTCCAGGAGTGCGTACGAGCCTGGGGGAACCCCGACCTGGGCGTGCTGCTGCGGGAAGCGGCCGAGGCGCCGGGGCTGCGGTCCGTGGTGGACGCGGGAGACTCGGCGTTCCTGGCGCCCGGGCGGATGCCGGAGCGGATCGCCGACGCCTGCCGGGCCTCCGGGCAGCCGGTGCCCGGGACCCCCGGCGAGATCACCCGCTGCATCCTCGACTCCCTCGCCCTCGCCCATCGGCGGGCGGTGGCGGACGCCCAGCGGCTCGCCGGGCACTCGGTCGACGCCGTGCACATCGTCGGAGGCGGGACGCGCAACGCGCTGCTGTGCCAGCTCACCGCAGATGCCTGCGGGCTGCCGGTGGTGGCGGGCCCGGCCGAGGCCGCCGCGCTCGGCAACGTCCTCGTCCAGGCGAGGGCCCACGGTCTCGTGGGCGACCGCAGGGACATGCGCCGGCTGCTCGCCCGTACCCAGCCACTGACCCGCTACGAGCCGTCCGGCGACCCGGCAGCCTGGCGTGCGGCCCAGGCCCGACTCGCCGACGTCCGGTGA
- a CDS encoding AAA family ATPase, whose product MFTSVDDVSARLAETGYLASPAVATTVFLADRLGKPLLVEGPAGVGKTELAKAVAEIAGAELIRLQCYEGVDESRALYEWNHAKQLLRISAGRDETWDAARTDIFSEEFLLPRPLLTAIRGDGPKVLLIDETDKADVEVEGLLLEVLSDFQVTVPELGTITATRRPFVVLTSNATRELSEALRRRCLFLHIDFPDAELERRIVRLKVPELDAALAESVVRVVGALRAMDLRKVPSVAETIDWARTLLALGADTLDETVVRDSLGVLLKHQDDVLKANAKLDLDTM is encoded by the coding sequence TTGTTCACTTCCGTCGACGACGTCTCCGCGCGCCTGGCCGAGACCGGGTATCTGGCCTCTCCCGCTGTCGCCACCACGGTCTTCCTGGCCGACCGTCTCGGCAAACCGCTCCTGGTGGAGGGCCCGGCCGGCGTCGGCAAGACCGAGCTGGCCAAGGCCGTCGCCGAGATCGCCGGCGCCGAGCTGATCCGCCTCCAGTGCTACGAGGGCGTCGACGAGTCCAGGGCGCTGTACGAGTGGAACCACGCCAAGCAACTCCTGCGCATCAGCGCCGGCCGCGACGAGACATGGGACGCGGCACGCACGGACATCTTCAGCGAGGAGTTCCTGCTCCCCCGGCCCCTGTTGACCGCCATTCGCGGCGACGGCCCCAAGGTGCTGCTGATCGACGAGACCGACAAGGCGGACGTCGAGGTGGAGGGCCTGCTCCTGGAGGTGCTCTCCGACTTCCAGGTCACCGTCCCCGAGTTGGGCACGATCACCGCGACCCGCCGGCCCTTCGTCGTCCTCACCTCGAACGCCACCCGCGAGCTGTCCGAGGCTCTGCGCCGCCGCTGTCTCTTCCTCCACATCGATTTCCCGGACGCCGAGTTGGAGCGCCGTATCGTACGGCTGAAGGTGCCGGAGCTCGACGCGGCGCTGGCCGAGTCGGTGGTGCGGGTCGTGGGCGCGCTGCGCGCGATGGACCTGCGGAAGGTGCCGTCGGTCGCCGAGACCATCGACTGGGCGCGCACCCTGCTGGCACTGGGGGCGGACACGCTCGACGAGACGGTCGTACGGGACAGTCTGGGCGTTCTCCTCAAGCACCAGGACGACGTCCTCAAGGCGAACGCCAAGTTGGACCTGGACACGATGTGA
- a CDS encoding cupin domain-containing protein codes for MLEIKTVEKPDERRDFPRGHLEAVHMTGLDFAVATFEPGWRWSESVGPLAGTKSCEIHHNGYVVQGRMGIRMDDGGEGEVGPGDVFVCPPGHDAWVVGDEQVIVHDFAGGMAQEYAKTSGS; via the coding sequence ATGCTGGAGATCAAGACGGTCGAGAAGCCGGACGAGCGGCGCGACTTCCCCCGAGGACACCTCGAAGCCGTCCACATGACCGGCCTCGACTTCGCGGTGGCGACCTTCGAACCGGGCTGGCGCTGGTCCGAGTCGGTAGGGCCCCTCGCGGGCACGAAGAGCTGCGAGATCCACCACAACGGCTATGTCGTCCAGGGCCGGATGGGCATCCGCATGGATGACGGCGGCGAGGGCGAAGTGGGCCCCGGCGACGTCTTCGTGTGCCCGCCCGGGCACGACGCGTGGGTCGTCGGCGACGAACAGGTCATCGTCCACGACTTCGCGGGAGGCATGGCACAGGAGTACGCGAAGACATCGGGAAGCTGA
- a CDS encoding bifunctional aldolase/short-chain dehydrogenase, with protein MALHPEAAALLARSRRLGADARNTNYAGGNTSAKGTDIDPVTGGDVELMWVKGSGGDLGTLTEGGLAVLRLDRLHALKGVYPGVEREDEMVAAFDYCLHGKGGAAPSIDTAMHGLVDAAHVDHLHPDSGIALACAADGEKLTAECFGDSVVWVPWRRPGFQLGLDIAAVKAANPQAVGCVLGGHGITAWGDTAEACEKNSLHIIRTAEAFLAERGKAEPFGPVIEGYAALAPGERRERAAALAPYVRAIASQDKPQVGHFSDADIVLDFVSRAEHPRLAALGTSCPDHFLRTKVRPLVLDLPASAPLDEAIARLKELHAEYREEYAAYYGRHALPDSPAMRGADPAIVLIPGVGMFSFGKDKQTARVAGEFYVNAINVMHGAEAVSTYAPIEESEKFRIEYWALEEAKLQRMPKPKALATRVALVTGAGSGIGKAIAERLVAEGACVVVADLDAENAAAVAEELGGPDKAVAVTVDVTSEEQIAEAFRAALLAFGGVDLVVNNAGISISKPLLETSARDWDLQHDIMARGSFLVSREAARVMIAQELGGDIIYIASKNAVFAGPNNIAYSATKADQAHQVRLLAAELGEHGIRVNGINPDGVVRGSGIFAGGWGAQRAATYGIEEEKLGEFYAQRTILKREVLPAHVANAVFALTGGELTHTTGLHVPVDAGVAAAFLR; from the coding sequence ATGGCTCTCCATCCCGAAGCCGCCGCTCTTCTCGCTCGGTCCCGTCGGCTTGGTGCTGACGCTCGGAACACGAACTACGCCGGGGGGAACACGTCCGCGAAAGGGACCGACATCGATCCCGTCACCGGGGGTGATGTCGAGCTGATGTGGGTGAAGGGGTCCGGGGGTGACCTGGGCACCCTGACCGAGGGTGGGCTGGCCGTGCTGCGGCTGGACCGGCTGCACGCGCTCAAGGGTGTGTATCCGGGGGTGGAGCGCGAGGACGAGATGGTCGCCGCGTTCGACTACTGCCTCCACGGCAAGGGTGGGGCGGCGCCGTCCATCGACACCGCGATGCACGGGCTCGTCGACGCCGCTCACGTGGACCATCTCCACCCCGACTCCGGTATCGCGCTCGCCTGCGCGGCCGACGGGGAGAAGCTGACCGCCGAGTGTTTCGGGGACAGCGTGGTGTGGGTGCCGTGGCGCCGCCCCGGGTTCCAGCTCGGCCTGGACATCGCCGCCGTGAAGGCCGCCAACCCGCAGGCTGTCGGATGCGTCCTCGGCGGACACGGCATCACCGCCTGGGGCGACACCGCCGAGGCGTGCGAGAAGAACTCGCTGCACATCATCCGTACCGCCGAGGCGTTCCTCGCCGAGCGCGGCAAGGCCGAGCCGTTCGGCCCGGTGATCGAGGGGTACGCGGCCCTCGCGCCCGGGGAGCGGCGTGAGCGGGCCGCCGCGCTCGCCCCGTACGTGCGGGCCATCGCCTCGCAGGACAAGCCGCAGGTCGGGCACTTCAGCGACGCTGACATCGTGCTGGACTTCGTGTCGCGCGCCGAGCACCCTCGCCTCGCCGCTCTCGGCACCTCCTGCCCGGACCACTTCCTGCGCACCAAGGTCAGGCCGCTGGTCCTCGACCTGCCGGCCTCCGCCCCCCTGGACGAAGCGATCGCACGCCTGAAGGAGCTGCACGCCGAGTACCGCGAGGAGTACGCCGCCTACTACGGGCGCCACGCCCTGCCCGACTCCCCCGCGATGCGTGGCGCCGACCCGGCGATCGTGCTGATCCCGGGCGTGGGCATGTTCAGCTTCGGCAAGGACAAGCAGACCGCCCGGGTGGCCGGCGAGTTCTACGTCAACGCGATCAACGTGATGCACGGGGCCGAGGCGGTCTCGACGTACGCGCCGATCGAGGAGTCGGAGAAGTTCCGGATCGAGTACTGGGCCCTTGAGGAGGCCAAGCTCCAGCGGATGCCCAAGCCGAAGGCGCTGGCCACGCGGGTCGCTCTGGTGACCGGCGCCGGCAGCGGGATCGGGAAGGCCATCGCCGAGCGGCTGGTCGCCGAGGGTGCCTGTGTCGTCGTCGCCGACCTCGACGCGGAGAACGCGGCGGCGGTGGCCGAGGAGCTCGGTGGGCCTGACAAGGCTGTCGCCGTCACCGTGGACGTGACGTCCGAGGAGCAGATCGCCGAGGCGTTCCGGGCCGCCCTGCTGGCCTTCGGCGGGGTGGACCTCGTCGTCAACAACGCGGGGATCTCCATCTCCAAGCCCCTGCTGGAGACCTCGGCGCGGGACTGGGACCTGCAGCACGACATCATGGCGCGTGGTTCGTTCCTCGTCTCGCGTGAGGCGGCACGGGTGATGATCGCGCAGGAGCTGGGCGGCGACATCATCTACATCGCCTCCAAGAACGCCGTCTTCGCCGGACCGAACAACATCGCCTACTCCGCGACCAAGGCCGACCAGGCGCACCAGGTGCGGCTGCTCGCCGCCGAGCTGGGCGAGCACGGCATCCGGGTCAACGGCATCAACCCCGACGGCGTGGTGCGCGGCTCCGGGATCTTCGCCGGCGGGTGGGGTGCGCAGCGCGCGGCCACGTACGGCATCGAGGAGGAGAAGCTCGGCGAGTTCTACGCCCAGCGGACCATCCTCAAGCGCGAGGTGCTGCCCGCGCACGTCGCCAACGCCGTGTTCGCCCTGACCGGCGGCGAGCTCACGCACACCACCGGGCTGCACGTCCCGGTCGACGCCGGCGTCGCCGCCGCCTTCCTGCGATGA
- a CDS encoding (Fe-S)-binding protein: MRVALFLTCVNDTLYPDTGRAVVKLLTRLGVEVDFPMAQTCCGQAHYNTGYRHEAEPLARHFSDVFGGYEAIVTPSGSCGAMVRELYPRLGERARAEGRGDGLAATLAPVVPKTFELTEFLVDVLGVTDVGAYYPHTVTYHPTCHGLRGLGLADRPLRLLQAVKGLELRELPGADECCGFGGTFALKNSDVSAAMGTDKVRNAESTGAEVLCAADNSCLMHIGGTMTRLSTGMRPVHIAEILASTEEEPLV; this comes from the coding sequence ATGCGTGTCGCCTTGTTCCTTACCTGTGTCAACGACACGCTGTATCCGGACACGGGCCGCGCCGTGGTGAAACTGCTGACCAGGCTGGGTGTCGAGGTCGACTTCCCGATGGCGCAGACCTGCTGCGGGCAGGCGCACTACAACACCGGCTACCGGCACGAGGCCGAGCCGCTGGCCCGGCATTTCTCCGATGTATTCGGTGGGTACGAGGCGATCGTCACGCCTTCCGGTTCGTGCGGCGCGATGGTGCGGGAGCTGTATCCGCGGCTGGGTGAGCGGGCCCGGGCCGAAGGGCGCGGGGACGGTCTCGCGGCCACGCTGGCGCCGGTGGTCCCGAAGACGTTCGAGCTGACGGAGTTCCTGGTGGATGTGCTGGGGGTGACGGACGTGGGCGCCTACTACCCGCACACCGTCACCTACCACCCGACCTGCCACGGGCTGCGCGGCCTCGGACTGGCCGACCGGCCGCTCAGGCTGCTCCAGGCCGTCAAGGGGCTGGAGCTGCGCGAGCTGCCCGGCGCCGACGAGTGCTGTGGCTTCGGCGGCACGTTCGCGCTGAAGAACTCCGATGTCTCGGCGGCGATGGGCACGGACAAGGTGCGCAACGCCGAGTCGACGGGGGCGGAGGTGCTGTGCGCCGCCGACAACTCGTGCCTCATGCACATCGGCGGGACCATGACCAGGCTGAGCACCGGAATGCGGCCGGTGCACATCGCGGAGATTTTGGCGAGCACGGAAGAGGAGCCCCTGGTATGA
- a CDS encoding vWA domain-containing protein — protein MNPPSAHAGSGADVAERLTGLVGALRSHGVRIGTGETVDAAQAVAVLGFADRESLREGLAATLLHGTGQRPVFDPVFDLYFPRGVGGPGTGPAERDELRDRLAAALAANDQALMARLAAEAVDGFGGYGSSPGSDGWSSYQTLDRIRPQTLLARVRASLREGGGEAGFADRLLDDEIRRRIEEFRRLVGAEARRRVAERRGRDEIARRAVAPTADRVDFLLAGRTQLAELRRTVQPLARRLATRLAARRRKAARGSIDLRRTVRASLSTGGVPMRPVLRKRRPARPELVLLCDVSGSVAGFSDFTMLLVQALHDQFSKVRVFAFVNRVDEVTGLLVHGAADAEGLGARIRAEATLTGWHGSSDYGMALGEFTERYADAVGPRTTVFVLGDARTNMSDPNLPAVRQLAERARRVYWLNPEGRSQWGTGDSAAPAYAELVEMRECRNARQLGALITRLLPV, from the coding sequence GTGAACCCGCCGTCGGCCCACGCCGGTTCGGGTGCCGATGTCGCCGAACGGCTCACAGGGCTGGTCGGGGCGCTGCGTTCGCACGGTGTCCGGATCGGTACCGGGGAGACCGTGGACGCGGCGCAGGCGGTGGCCGTACTCGGCTTCGCGGACCGGGAGTCGCTGCGCGAAGGACTGGCCGCGACCCTGCTGCACGGCACGGGCCAACGCCCGGTGTTCGACCCGGTCTTCGACCTGTACTTTCCCCGGGGTGTCGGGGGACCCGGCACCGGACCCGCCGAGCGTGACGAACTGCGCGACCGGCTCGCCGCCGCGCTGGCCGCCAACGACCAGGCACTGATGGCCCGGCTGGCCGCCGAGGCGGTCGACGGTTTCGGCGGCTACGGCTCCTCGCCGGGATCGGACGGCTGGTCGTCGTACCAGACGCTGGACCGGATCCGGCCGCAGACGCTGCTGGCCCGGGTGCGGGCGAGCCTGCGGGAGGGTGGCGGGGAGGCGGGGTTCGCGGACCGGCTGCTCGACGACGAGATCCGGCGGCGGATCGAGGAGTTCCGGCGGCTGGTCGGCGCGGAGGCGCGGCGCCGGGTCGCCGAGCGGCGCGGCCGGGACGAGATCGCCCGGCGGGCGGTGGCACCGACCGCCGACCGGGTCGACTTCCTGCTCGCCGGGCGCACCCAACTGGCCGAGCTGCGCAGGACGGTTCAGCCCCTCGCGCGCAGACTGGCCACCCGGCTGGCGGCCCGCCGCCGCAAGGCCGCGCGCGGCTCGATCGACCTGCGGCGCACCGTGCGCGCGTCACTGTCGACGGGCGGGGTGCCGATGCGGCCCGTACTGCGCAAGCGCCGGCCCGCCCGGCCCGAACTGGTGCTGCTGTGCGATGTGTCGGGCTCGGTGGCCGGCTTCTCCGACTTCACGATGCTGCTGGTGCAGGCGCTGCACGACCAGTTCAGCAAGGTCCGGGTGTTCGCCTTCGTCAACCGGGTCGACGAGGTGACCGGCCTGCTCGTCCACGGCGCAGCCGACGCCGAGGGGCTGGGCGCCCGTATCCGCGCGGAGGCGACCCTGACGGGCTGGCACGGCAGCAGCGACTACGGCATGGCCCTGGGTGAGTTCACGGAGCGGTACGCCGACGCGGTCGGCCCCCGGACGACGGTGTTCGTGCTCGGTGACGCCCGGACGAACATGAGCGACCCGAATCTGCCCGCGGTACGGCAGCTGGCCGAACGGGCCCGGCGCGTCTACTGGTTGAACCCGGAAGGGCGGAGCCAGTGGGGCACGGGCGACTCGGCGGCGCCCGCATACGCCGAGCTGGTGGAGATGCGTGAGTGCCGCAACGCCCGCCAACTCGGCGCGCTGATCACCCGGTTGCTCCCGGTGTGA
- a CDS encoding LutC/YkgG family protein codes for MNSRELILGRVRRALADVPRDDPPYDQAVDRDYLREHGNLGVEETVGLLAENLADYRAIVHRCTDDELPALLAGILSAHGSASVVVPPGLPPAWLSAADITRVEDRAESTAYDLDEVDSVVTACALAIAETGTIVLDGGLDQGRRRITLVPDHHICVVRVPDQVVSSVPQAFERLDPARALTWISGPSATSDIELDRVEGVHGPRTLEVVLVSGAGLA; via the coding sequence GTGAACAGCCGCGAGCTGATCCTGGGCCGGGTGCGCCGCGCACTCGCGGACGTGCCCCGCGACGACCCGCCGTACGACCAGGCCGTCGACCGCGACTACCTGCGCGAACACGGAAACCTCGGCGTCGAGGAGACGGTCGGACTGCTCGCCGAGAACCTGGCGGACTACCGAGCGATCGTGCACCGCTGTACCGACGACGAGCTTCCCGCGCTGCTCGCCGGGATACTGTCCGCGCACGGCTCGGCATCGGTGGTCGTACCGCCGGGGCTCCCGCCCGCGTGGCTGTCGGCCGCGGACATCACCCGGGTCGAGGACCGTGCGGAGAGCACCGCGTACGACCTGGACGAGGTCGACAGCGTCGTCACGGCGTGCGCCCTGGCCATTGCCGAGACCGGCACCATCGTCCTGGACGGCGGTCTGGACCAGGGGCGCCGCCGGATCACCCTGGTGCCCGACCACCACATCTGTGTCGTCCGGGTCCCCGACCAGGTCGTCTCCTCGGTCCCCCAGGCTTTCGAACGCCTGGACCCGGCACGGGCGTTGACCTGGATCTCCGGGCCGTCCGCGACCAGTGACATCGAGCTCGACCGGGTCGAGGGGGTGCACGGTCCACGCACCCTGGAGGTGGTGCTGGTGAGCGGTGCCGGCCTGGCGTGA
- a CDS encoding LutB/LldF family L-lactate oxidation iron-sulfur protein, translating to MSGTYLGMPAFPKAAHEAVGNQTLRANLRHATHTIRGKRAKAVAEVSDWAELREAGKRIKDHTLRHLDRYLVQLEESVTAAGGVVHWAADADEANRIVIDLVRMTGESEVVKVKSMATQEIGLNEALEAEGIHAYETDLAELIVQLGKDRPSHILVPAIHRNRGEIRDIFRREMSEWGRPAPEGLTDTPAELAEAARLHLREKFLRAKVGVSGANFMVAETGTLVVVESEGNGRMCLTLPETLISVVGIEKIVPTWQDLEVFLQTLPRSSTAERMNPYTSTWTGTTDGDGPQTFHLVLIDNGRTDTLADEVGRQALRCIRCSACLNVCPVYERAGGHAYGSVYPGPIGAILSPQLRGTESEIDASLPYASSLCGACYEVCPVAIDIPEVLVHLRERVVQGGPATREGTKVVLKPAKGHAAERAAMRAARWAFSHPGALRTGQRLASRTRRFHPRTLPGPGRAWSDTRDLPAVPAEPFRDWWQRTHGGKDTTK from the coding sequence ATGAGCGGGACGTATCTCGGGATGCCGGCCTTCCCCAAGGCGGCCCACGAGGCGGTGGGCAACCAGACCCTGCGCGCCAATCTGCGGCACGCCACCCACACGATCCGCGGCAAACGGGCGAAGGCCGTCGCCGAGGTGTCCGACTGGGCGGAGCTGCGGGAGGCGGGCAAGCGGATCAAGGACCACACGCTCCGTCATCTCGACCGCTATCTCGTCCAGTTGGAGGAGTCGGTCACGGCGGCCGGCGGTGTCGTGCACTGGGCCGCCGACGCGGACGAGGCCAACCGGATCGTCATCGACCTGGTGCGGATGACCGGTGAGTCGGAGGTCGTCAAGGTCAAGTCGATGGCCACGCAGGAGATCGGGCTGAACGAGGCCCTGGAGGCCGAGGGCATCCACGCCTACGAGACCGATCTCGCCGAACTGATCGTGCAGTTGGGCAAGGACCGCCCCTCGCACATCCTCGTCCCGGCGATCCACCGCAACCGGGGCGAGATCCGGGACATCTTCCGCAGGGAGATGAGCGAGTGGGGGCGCCCGGCCCCCGAGGGCCTCACCGACACCCCCGCCGAACTGGCCGAAGCGGCGCGGCTGCACCTCCGAGAAAAATTCCTGCGCGCCAAGGTGGGCGTCTCCGGCGCCAACTTCATGGTCGCCGAGACCGGCACCCTGGTCGTGGTCGAGTCCGAGGGCAACGGACGGATGTGCCTGACCCTGCCCGAGACGCTCATCTCGGTCGTCGGCATCGAGAAGATCGTGCCGACCTGGCAGGACCTGGAGGTCTTCCTCCAGACACTCCCCCGCTCCTCGACCGCCGAGCGCATGAACCCGTACACCTCCACCTGGACCGGTACGACGGACGGGGACGGACCCCAGACCTTCCATCTGGTCCTGATCGACAACGGCCGCACCGACACCCTCGCCGACGAGGTCGGCCGCCAGGCCCTGCGCTGCATCCGCTGCTCGGCCTGTCTGAACGTGTGCCCGGTGTACGAGCGGGCCGGCGGTCACGCCTACGGCTCCGTCTATCCGGGCCCGATCGGCGCCATCCTCAGCCCTCAACTCCGGGGCACCGAGAGCGAGATCGACGCCTCACTCCCGTACGCCTCCTCGCTGTGCGGGGCCTGCTACGAGGTGTGCCCGGTCGCCATCGACATCCCCGAGGTGCTGGTGCATCTGCGCGAGCGCGTCGTCCAGGGCGGGCCTGCCACCCGGGAGGGCACCAAGGTGGTGTTGAAACCCGCGAAGGGGCATGCCGCCGAGCGGGCCGCGATGCGCGCCGCCCGCTGGGCGTTCAGCCACCCCGGGGCCCTGCGCACCGGCCAGCGCCTCGCCTCCCGCACCCGCCGCTTCCACCCCCGCACCCTGCCCGGGCCCGGCAGGGCCTGGAGCGACACCCGTGACCTGCCGGCCGTACCGGCGGAGCCGTTCCGCGACTGGTGGCAGCGCACCCACGGCGGAAAGGACACCACGAAGTGA
- a CDS encoding ComEC/Rec2 family competence protein — MIRFTMLPGEDGDCLLLEYGDDTFVRRILVDGGRAGTYPLIKPVLAGLDGLVDLLVVTHVDQDHILGVLALLGDPERSVEIGDAWFNGFDHLLDTEGFGAQDGEKLTSALLTGKVPWNDAFGGRGAEVGRPLGWFEDGSTMEVLSPDRKQLEKLAPVWVKECAAHGLIPGRDPDEPRVVTGFEHFGGAVDVERLAATPFKADTSPTNVTSIGLLFEFQDRRIILTGDADDHRLVESIRPRAEAAGGRLHVDVLKVAHHGSGHNLSNELLGLLDCDRYLISTSGARHNHPDDIAMSRILQHGGARKEIVFNYRERAALWDVASLRDRFGYTVTAPEPDAADGFVTFEL; from the coding sequence ATGATCCGGTTCACGATGCTGCCCGGCGAGGACGGCGACTGTCTGCTCCTGGAATACGGCGACGACACCTTCGTCCGGCGGATCCTCGTCGACGGCGGACGCGCGGGCACGTATCCGCTGATCAAACCCGTTCTCGCCGGGCTCGACGGGCTGGTGGACCTCCTCGTCGTCACGCATGTCGATCAGGACCACATCCTCGGAGTGCTCGCCCTCCTCGGCGACCCTGAGCGGTCGGTGGAGATCGGCGACGCGTGGTTCAACGGCTTCGACCACCTCCTCGACACCGAGGGGTTCGGCGCGCAGGACGGCGAGAAGCTCACCAGCGCGCTGCTGACGGGCAAGGTGCCCTGGAACGACGCGTTCGGCGGCCGTGGTGCGGAGGTCGGGCGGCCGCTCGGGTGGTTCGAGGACGGGTCCACGATGGAGGTGCTCTCGCCCGACCGGAAGCAGCTGGAGAAGCTGGCCCCCGTATGGGTGAAGGAGTGCGCCGCCCACGGGCTGATCCCGGGCCGCGACCCCGACGAGCCGCGCGTCGTCACCGGCTTCGAGCACTTCGGCGGCGCCGTGGACGTGGAGCGGCTCGCCGCGACGCCGTTCAAGGCGGACACCTCACCGACGAACGTCACCAGCATCGGACTGCTCTTCGAGTTCCAGGACCGGCGGATCATCCTCACCGGCGACGCGGACGACCACCGGCTCGTCGAGTCGATACGCCCCAGGGCCGAGGCGGCGGGCGGACGGCTCCACGTCGACGTCCTGAAGGTCGCCCACCACGGCAGCGGCCACAACCTCTCCAACGAGCTGCTCGGCCTCCTCGACTGCGACCGCTATCTGATCTCCACCAGCGGCGCCCGGCACAACCACCCCGACGACATCGCCATGTCCCGGATCCTCCAGCACGGCGGAGCCCGCAAGGAGATCGTCTTCAACTACCGCGAGCGTGCCGCGCTCTGGGACGTCGCCTCCCTCAGAGACCGATTCGGCTACACGGTGACAGCACCGGAACCGGACGCGGCGGACGGCTTCGTGACCTTCGAACTCTGA